From Natronincola ferrireducens, the proteins below share one genomic window:
- a CDS encoding COG2426 family protein, whose translation MGFLGRFIEIMTIELTVLLTAAMPIIELRGAIPVGVSLGMSPLHAFIISFIGSILPVPFLIFTIRPIFKALKQLKFFRGFIERITDKTLMRSGRIQRYGFWGLILFVAIPLPGTGVWTGTLASVLLDLRFKMAFPAIFIGNLMAGLIVMSLSQGAVRTINIFSGLF comes from the coding sequence ATGGGGTTTTTAGGGAGATTTATCGAGATTATGACAATTGAGTTAACGGTATTGCTGACGGCAGCCATGCCGATTATTGAGCTGAGGGGGGCGATACCAGTAGGAGTATCCCTAGGAATGTCCCCCCTCCACGCCTTTATCATTAGCTTTATAGGGAGTATTCTTCCTGTACCTTTTTTGATTTTTACCATAAGACCTATTTTTAAAGCCCTAAAGCAGTTAAAGTTTTTCAGAGGCTTTATCGAGAGGATTACCGATAAAACCTTGATGCGGAGCGGGCGGATTCAGCGGTATGGCTTTTGGGGTTTGATTTTGTTCGTGGCCATTCCTCTACCGGGAACAGGGGTTTGGACTGGAACCTTAGCCTCCGTTCTTTTAGACCTACGGTTTAAGATGGCCTTTCCTGCAATCTTTATAGGAAACCTCATGGCAGGGCTGATCGTCATGTCCCTAAGCCAGGGGGCTGTTAGGACGATTAACATTTTTAGTGGTTTATTTTAA
- a CDS encoding polyphosphate polymerase domain-containing protein, whose product MAQEVFNRYELKYLIHQDIYRRLLEALKPHISMDVHGDKEGYYTISNIYYDTEDNLFHREKMLGQPFRQKLRLRVYNEATLDDWSFFEIKQKHKGVVNKRRTLIKLKDAYRFLSQKETLKASLDFEVSNHQILKEIDFLKNFYQLKPKMVLCYERQAFQAIENSDIRITFDKNLRKREYNYRLENGSDGELFMDSDVFVLEVKLRERMPLWLARILSEYRCAMQSFSKYSNSHSNKEIVVPEKHII is encoded by the coding sequence ATGGCCCAAGAAGTATTTAATCGATACGAATTAAAGTATTTGATTCACCAAGATATCTACAGACGATTGTTAGAGGCTTTAAAACCCCACATTTCCATGGATGTCCATGGGGATAAGGAGGGATATTATACCATATCCAATATCTACTATGATACAGAGGACAATCTTTTTCATCGGGAAAAAATGTTGGGGCAGCCCTTCCGTCAAAAGCTTCGATTAAGGGTATATAATGAAGCAACCTTAGATGATTGGTCTTTTTTTGAAATCAAACAAAAACATAAGGGGGTTGTCAACAAAAGGCGGACCCTCATCAAATTGAAGGATGCCTATCGCTTTTTAAGCCAAAAGGAGACCTTGAAGGCTTCCCTTGACTTTGAGGTTTCTAACCATCAAATATTAAAGGAGATAGACTTTTTAAAGAACTTTTATCAGTTGAAGCCAAAGATGGTCCTTTGCTATGAACGTCAAGCCTTTCAAGCCATAGAAAACAGCGATATCCGTATTACCTTTGATAAAAATTTGAGAAAGCGGGAATACAACTATCGTTTAGAAAATGGAAGTGATGGAGAATTATTTATGGATTCAGATGTTTTTGTGTTGGAGGTAAAGCTAAGGGAAAGAATGCCCCTATGGCTTGCTAGAATTTTAAGTGAGTATCGCTGTGCTATGCAAAGCTTCTCAAAGTACTCCAACAGCCATAGTAACAAAGAAATAGTTGTACCAGAAAAGCATATTATTTAG
- a CDS encoding DUF4956 domain-containing protein, producing MIDTINDIFMWNELGTITTLKEVVVTIFISFLLGLIISYTYIKTYRGRYYSQTFAQTLIIVGVVISIIIVAIGSNIARAFSLAGALSIIRFRSTIGDPRDIAFIFFVLGAGLAAGAGLFLPAAVFVMILSGLIYGLYYINYGSKRGKEKTLKITVPENLNFEGLFDDVLQSHLEAYSLLSVRTTNLGTMFELVYSIRTSDTVSEKALIDDIRARNGNLNVTILLDQQLMD from the coding sequence GTGATAGATACGATAAACGACATATTTATGTGGAATGAACTAGGAACAATAACCACCTTGAAGGAGGTTGTTGTCACCATTTTTATTAGTTTTCTTTTAGGATTAATCATTTCCTACACCTATATTAAGACCTATAGGGGAAGATATTATTCCCAAACCTTTGCCCAAACCCTAATTATTGTTGGGGTAGTTATTTCCATCATTATCGTGGCCATCGGCAGCAACATTGCTAGAGCCTTTAGTTTGGCAGGGGCTTTGTCCATCATACGTTTTAGAAGCACCATAGGAGATCCTAGGGATATTGCCTTTATCTTCTTTGTATTGGGGGCAGGACTGGCGGCAGGGGCAGGATTATTTTTACCGGCTGCTGTGTTTGTTATGATTTTAAGTGGACTGATTTATGGACTTTATTATATTAATTATGGCTCCAAGAGGGGCAAGGAAAAAACCTTGAAAATTACTGTCCCAGAAAACCTGAATTTCGAGGGCTTATTTGATGATGTGTTACAATCCCATCTAGAAGCCTATTCTTTGCTGAGTGTTAGGACAACCAATCTTGGTACGATGTTTGAGCTGGTATATTCTATCCGAACCAGTGATACCGTCTCTGAAAAGGCTTTAATCGATGATATCCGTGCTAGAAATGGGAATTTAAATGTTACTATTCTATTGGATCAACAGCTGATGGATTAA
- a CDS encoding CotH kinase family protein: MRKRSSVAILIGMMIVLLIMIAVVTKVENTRKSTIFLSPQFSRGGGFYDEEFYLRLFTYDKNDVIYYTLDGSSPDPIQNPHNTYIYGERIPIRSRKGDANILSNIPTTVYNPRNTWKPPMEEVFKATVVRAAAYRNGEAIGDIVTHTYWVDEDIGDRYTFPVISIVTDRENFFDEEKGIYVPGSLYDEGANPPYITGNYFQQGAEWERIASMEFYEPHGELGFSQRVGVRIHGGSSRLEPQKTLRLYTRREYGENAISYKLFPDSDIEEYKRLLLRNSGNEWGNTMFLDALAQGIIKDMNFETQAYRPAVVFINGEYWGIHNIRERYDDWYFEIKYGIAREDVVILEFQWSVDTGVEGDEAHFVDMLTFMEENDMNLPENYQQAHTMMDVDNFIDYQVAQIFFANIDWPQTNVYYWRKRTEAYDPTAPYGHDGRWRWMVFDLDASFGFWGTNYDTRSLEMASDPDYNHNGIWGGRDWSWSTLLFRLLLENQDFQHQFINTFADHLNTTFQKERVLKAIDEMQFIYEPEIGEHIKRWGYPSSIEEWYENVEGLRNFARKRPEYVRLHIMEKFNLEEMATVTIDAPEGWEGTVKVNNISIDASQLPWRGTYFHGVPITITAIPQEGTTFRGWGGDRSGDDSTLTVDPKGSMEFRIK; this comes from the coding sequence GTGAGGAAAAGATCAAGTGTAGCAATCCTTATAGGAATGATGATTGTTTTGCTCATCATGATTGCTGTAGTAACAAAGGTTGAAAACACACGGAAATCCACCATATTTTTATCCCCCCAATTTTCCCGAGGGGGAGGATTTTATGATGAAGAATTTTATTTAAGACTGTTTACCTATGATAAAAATGACGTTATCTATTATACATTAGATGGTTCCTCACCGGACCCCATCCAAAATCCCCACAACACCTATATCTATGGGGAAAGAATTCCCATAAGAAGCAGGAAAGGGGATGCCAACATTTTATCCAATATCCCCACCACCGTTTATAATCCTAGGAATACATGGAAGCCTCCTATGGAGGAGGTTTTTAAAGCCACTGTCGTAAGGGCAGCGGCCTATAGGAATGGAGAAGCTATTGGTGATATCGTTACCCATACCTATTGGGTGGATGAGGATATAGGGGATAGATATACCTTTCCCGTCATCTCTATTGTCACCGATAGGGAAAATTTCTTTGATGAAGAAAAGGGGATTTATGTTCCAGGCAGCCTTTACGATGAAGGGGCAAATCCCCCCTATATCACTGGCAATTACTTTCAACAGGGGGCTGAATGGGAAAGGATAGCTTCTATGGAGTTTTATGAGCCCCATGGAGAATTGGGCTTTTCCCAAAGGGTTGGGGTAAGGATTCATGGTGGGTCCTCCCGGCTGGAGCCTCAAAAAACCCTCAGACTCTATACTAGAAGGGAATATGGAGAAAACGCCATCTCCTATAAACTATTTCCCGACAGTGACATAGAGGAATATAAACGACTTCTTCTAAGGAATTCCGGTAATGAATGGGGCAATACCATGTTTTTGGATGCCTTGGCCCAAGGAATTATTAAGGATATGAATTTTGAAACCCAAGCCTACCGCCCCGCCGTTGTTTTTATTAATGGTGAATATTGGGGTATCCACAATATACGGGAACGGTACGATGATTGGTATTTTGAAATTAAATATGGTATAGCTAGGGAAGATGTGGTGATCCTTGAATTCCAGTGGTCGGTAGATACTGGGGTGGAGGGGGATGAAGCCCACTTTGTGGACATGCTGACATTTATGGAGGAAAATGATATGAATCTTCCAGAGAATTATCAGCAGGCCCACACCATGATGGATGTAGATAATTTTATAGATTATCAGGTGGCTCAAATATTTTTTGCCAACATCGATTGGCCCCAAACCAATGTCTATTATTGGCGAAAACGGACGGAGGCCTACGATCCCACCGCCCCCTATGGTCATGATGGCAGGTGGCGATGGATGGTGTTTGACTTAGATGCCTCCTTTGGATTTTGGGGAACCAATTATGACACTAGATCCCTAGAGATGGCCTCTGATCCAGACTATAATCATAACGGTATATGGGGAGGCAGGGATTGGTCCTGGAGTACCCTGTTATTTCGATTGCTTTTAGAAAATCAGGATTTTCAGCATCAATTCATCAATACCTTTGCTGACCATCTAAATACCACCTTCCAGAAGGAAAGGGTTTTAAAGGCGATTGATGAAATGCAGTTCATCTATGAACCAGAGATAGGGGAGCATATAAAGCGATGGGGCTATCCCTCCTCTATAGAGGAATGGTATGAAAATGTAGAGGGGCTTAGGAATTTTGCTAGAAAACGTCCAGAATATGTTCGTCTTCATATTATGGAAAAGTTTAATTTAGAGGAAATGGCCACAGTAACCATCGATGCCCCTGAAGGCTGGGAGGGGACTGTAAAGGTCAACAATATCTCTATAGATGCTTCTCAGCTACCCTGGCGGGGCACCTACTTCCATGGAGTACCCATCACCATAACAGCCATCCCCCAGGAAGGAACTACCTTTAGGGGATGGGGGGGAGATAGGTCAGGTGATGACTCCACCTTAACAGTAGATCCTAAAGGAAGTATGGAATTTCGAATAAAATGA
- the hisZ gene encoding ATP phosphoribosyltransferase regulatory subunit: MKSRKVLVPEGVQDLLIDDCIYRRHIENILMENFFRAGYMEVSTPTLEYYDLFSKDYLTHNGDKMFKLIDTNGGILVLRPDCTIPIARMVATKMKDFVYPLKLCYVENVFRIDEEQAGKKREFRQAGVELFGVDSYRGDGEVIITAIESLRSLGLENFQIDIGQIKLLKGILETHQLAPKEKEAILHHMENKSFIEVDRLVETLAIDGATQQVLRALPRLFGEPQEVLREAKDLPLTEAMLEAVHGVEKVCRMIEDYGLGQYISLDLGMVTSMKYYSGIIFKGFTRDLGAVLLSGGRYDRLMEDFGMECPSTGFAFIINKITKALKIQENLNIKKTKHILLLLEEEGNERVANEVERLRLEGNIVEIGLLMDKKALEVYRERRKIDEVMEIDKEGELKLWKP; the protein is encoded by the coding sequence TTGAAATCAAGAAAAGTATTGGTGCCGGAGGGGGTACAGGATCTGCTGATTGATGACTGTATTTATCGTAGGCACATTGAAAATATATTGATGGAGAACTTTTTTAGGGCGGGCTATATGGAGGTCAGCACCCCCACCCTAGAATATTATGATCTTTTTAGCAAGGATTATCTTACCCACAATGGGGATAAAATGTTTAAATTGATCGACACCAATGGAGGAATTTTAGTACTAAGACCCGACTGCACCATTCCCATAGCCAGAATGGTGGCCACCAAAATGAAGGACTTTGTCTACCCACTGAAGCTCTGTTACGTGGAAAATGTATTTCGGATTGATGAAGAACAGGCGGGTAAGAAGAGGGAATTCCGACAGGCGGGGGTGGAGCTCTTTGGGGTGGACTCCTATAGGGGAGATGGAGAAGTTATCATTACAGCCATAGAGAGTCTAAGGAGTCTTGGGCTGGAGAACTTCCAAATCGATATAGGCCAGATAAAACTGCTAAAGGGTATTTTAGAAACCCACCAACTGGCGCCAAAAGAAAAGGAAGCCATCCTCCACCATATGGAAAACAAAAGCTTTATTGAGGTGGATAGATTGGTGGAGACCCTTGCCATCGATGGGGCTACCCAACAGGTGTTGAGGGCCCTTCCTAGACTCTTTGGAGAACCCCAGGAGGTACTAAGGGAGGCAAAGGATCTACCTTTAACAGAAGCTATGCTGGAGGCAGTCCATGGGGTGGAGAAGGTTTGTAGAATGATAGAGGACTATGGATTAGGTCAATACATATCCCTGGATTTAGGCATGGTCACCAGCATGAAGTACTATAGTGGCATTATCTTTAAAGGATTTACTAGGGATTTAGGAGCTGTTCTCCTCAGTGGGGGACGGTATGACAGATTGATGGAGGACTTTGGTATGGAATGTCCCTCCACAGGCTTTGCCTTTATCATCAACAAGATCACCAAGGCCCTAAAAATCCAAGAAAATCTAAACATAAAGAAAACAAAACATATCCTCCTATTGCTAGAGGAGGAGGGCAATGAAAGAGTAGCTAATGAAGTTGAAAGACTTCGGCTGGAGGGGAATATAGTGGAGATAGGTCTTCTAATGGATAAAAAAGCCCTAGAGGTCTATAGGGAACGAAGGAAAATAGATGAAGTAATGGAGATAGATAAAGAAGGGGAGCTGAAGCTGTGGAAACCATAA
- the hisG gene encoding ATP phosphoribosyltransferase: protein METIKIAIAKGRLAKHSIGLLEEIGIDCRILKEDSRKLVFHLSSHQLEVILLKAVDVPTYVEHGVVDMGIVGKDVLMEQEKPLYEVMDLKFGGCRFSIAGRLGDGLGKKHLRVATKYPNVARKHFASKGQSVEIIRQEGSVELAPIMGLSDIILDIVETGKTLKENGLVILEDVAHLSARLVLNKVSYKTKKKEISTIIEAMGEKVN from the coding sequence GTGGAAACCATAAAAATTGCTATTGCCAAGGGACGATTGGCAAAGCATAGTATAGGGCTTTTGGAGGAGATAGGTATAGATTGTAGGATTTTAAAGGAAGACAGTAGAAAGCTGGTATTCCATCTTTCTAGCCATCAGCTAGAGGTTATCCTCCTAAAGGCAGTAGATGTCCCCACCTATGTGGAGCATGGGGTGGTGGATATGGGGATTGTAGGCAAGGATGTATTGATGGAGCAGGAAAAACCCCTCTATGAGGTGATGGACTTGAAATTTGGAGGATGTAGGTTTTCTATAGCAGGCAGACTAGGGGATGGATTGGGGAAAAAACATCTTAGGGTAGCCACCAAATACCCCAATGTAGCCAGGAAACACTTCGCCAGCAAGGGTCAATCTGTGGAGATTATTCGACAGGAGGGTTCGGTGGAGCTGGCCCCCATAATGGGGCTATCGGATATTATTCTAGATATTGTAGAGACGGGAAAGACCTTGAAGGAAAATGGACTGGTGATACTGGAGGATGTGGCCCATCTCAGTGCCCGACTGGTATTGAACAAGGTGAGCTACAAGACAAAGAAAAAGGAGATCTCCACCATAATAGAGGCTATGGGAGAAAAGGTGAATTAG